In Streptomyces sp. NBC_00569, a single genomic region encodes these proteins:
- a CDS encoding sensor histidine kinase, with the protein MVSVQSPPGGREIPYTRVLLLPAVAMAAATGAAVAVVAQPARLAVALCGGVATLLLILVAAEAVRRGRTIKWERAQSARHVAHLERSLAARDDEAQWMARYLLPESLYRLRSGDTASEAVKVVVESDPAHSQLADAQRRLMAEVLDLIDREENMRDAAQRAFVSIARRVQSIVHKQNAELREMEEDHGRNPEVFDDLLRIDHGTALIGRLADSITVLGGARPGRQWPRPVPLYSVLRGAMSRILEYPRIELHSIAKVAIRGISVEPLIHALAELMDNATRYSPPQTKVHVTAVEVQTGIAIEIEDGGVSLSEEARGRAEEMLARAKAGIDLNDLGENPRLGMAVVGRLSQMYDMQIALRQSAYGGVRAVLIVPRIMITTDPAPGLAHGIGASGVPRVNNDGEPIVEEPRKKKLRRPTTGPRPSAPLMAAMEDDVPVVTEWRANGLPQRRRKVDTKVIDQQIIVTPRAPENGSGAAPRADQPPQWTPIPVPASEAEPEKPDQPEPGLWVEAFMNGLKGDGQGDASGEPTGTNQQVDEGDRQ; encoded by the coding sequence ATGGTGAGTGTTCAATCGCCTCCCGGTGGCCGAGAAATCCCCTACACACGCGTGCTGTTGCTGCCCGCCGTGGCCATGGCCGCGGCGACCGGAGCCGCCGTCGCGGTGGTGGCGCAGCCCGCGCGGCTCGCCGTCGCCCTGTGCGGCGGTGTCGCCACGCTTCTGCTGATCCTGGTGGCCGCCGAGGCGGTACGCCGCGGCCGCACGATCAAGTGGGAGCGGGCCCAGTCCGCCCGCCACGTCGCGCACCTGGAACGCAGCCTCGCCGCCCGTGACGACGAGGCCCAGTGGATGGCCAGGTATCTGCTGCCCGAGTCCCTGTACCGGCTGCGCTCCGGCGACACGGCCTCGGAAGCCGTCAAGGTCGTCGTCGAGAGCGACCCCGCGCACTCCCAACTGGCCGACGCCCAGCGCAGGTTGATGGCCGAGGTGCTCGACCTCATCGACCGCGAGGAGAACATGCGCGACGCCGCGCAGCGCGCCTTCGTCTCCATCGCGCGCCGCGTCCAGTCCATCGTGCACAAGCAGAACGCCGAACTGCGCGAGATGGAGGAGGACCACGGCCGCAACCCCGAGGTCTTCGACGACCTCCTGCGCATCGACCACGGCACCGCGCTGATCGGCCGGCTCGCCGACTCCATCACCGTCCTCGGCGGCGCCCGCCCCGGCCGCCAGTGGCCCCGGCCGGTGCCGCTCTACAGCGTGCTGCGCGGCGCCATGTCGCGCATCCTCGAATACCCCCGCATCGAGCTGCACTCGATCGCCAAGGTCGCCATCCGCGGCATCTCCGTCGAGCCGCTCATCCACGCGCTCGCCGAGCTCATGGACAACGCGACGCGCTACTCGCCGCCGCAGACCAAGGTGCATGTCACCGCGGTCGAGGTGCAGACCGGCATCGCCATCGAGATCGAGGACGGCGGCGTCAGCCTCAGCGAGGAGGCCCGCGGCCGCGCCGAGGAGATGCTCGCCCGCGCCAAGGCCGGTATCGACCTCAACGACCTCGGCGAGAACCCCCGCCTCGGCATGGCCGTCGTAGGCCGGCTCTCGCAGATGTACGACATGCAGATCGCGCTGCGCCAGTCCGCGTACGGCGGCGTCCGCGCCGTCCTCATCGTGCCGCGGATCATGATCACGACCGACCCCGCGCCCGGCCTCGCGCACGGCATCGGCGCCTCCGGTGTGCCTCGCGTCAACAACGACGGCGAGCCCATCGTGGAGGAGCCCCGCAAGAAGAAGCTGCGCCGACCCACCACGGGACCCCGTCCCTCCGCGCCGCTGATGGCCGCCATGGAGGACGACGTCCCCGTCGTCACCGAGTGGCGCGCCAACGGCCTGCCGCAGCGCCGCAGGAAGGTCGACACGAAGGTCATCGACCAGCAGATCATCGTGACGCCCAGGGCGCCCGAGAACGGCAGCGGGGCGGCGCCCCGCGCGGACCAGCCCCCGCAGTGGACGCCCATCCCGGTGCCGGCCTCCGAGGCCGAACCCGAGAAGCCGGACCAGCCCGAACCGGGCCTGTGGGTCGAGGCGTTCATGAACGGGCTCAAGGGTGACGGGCAGGGCGACGCGTCGGGCGAGCCCACCGGGACCAATCAGCAGGTCGACGAGGGAGACCGCCAGTGA
- a CDS encoding roadblock/LC7 domain-containing protein, with translation MIQQRANFDWMLKELADGVPQTRQVVVLSADGLRIARYGGDPDAADRIAAACAGLQSLATAVASEIPDSDGRMSMVIIEVSGGFFYLMAAGKGAYLAVLADAHVDAGLISNRMRDLVVRIGAHLTSPPRRNGQTV, from the coding sequence GTGATCCAGCAAAGGGCAAACTTCGACTGGATGCTCAAGGAGCTCGCCGACGGCGTACCCCAGACCCGGCAGGTCGTGGTGCTCTCCGCGGACGGCCTGCGCATCGCCCGCTACGGCGGCGACCCCGACGCCGCCGACCGCATCGCCGCCGCCTGCGCCGGACTCCAGAGCCTGGCCACCGCGGTGGCCAGCGAGATCCCGGACAGCGACGGCCGGATGAGCATGGTCATCATCGAGGTCAGCGGAGGGTTCTTCTACCTCATGGCCGCGGGCAAGGGCGCGTACCTCGCGGTCCTCGCCGACGCCCACGTGGACGCCGGACTCATCAGCAACCGCATGCGCGACCTCGTCGTACGCATCGGCGCACACCTGACCAGTCCGCCCCGGCGCAACGGGCAGACCGTATGA
- a CDS encoding DUF742 domain-containing protein yields the protein MTHPPQPSRAEPPQRERRGQDGKGANPERLYTITGGGEGAERAPLDLVTLIIARADPPPAAPPEQAALLRLCKSPLSTAEISAYLSLPFSVVTVLLGELLAAELVQARAPVIRGAVADRSLLEAVMHGLQKL from the coding sequence ATGACGCATCCCCCGCAACCCTCCCGGGCGGAGCCGCCGCAGCGCGAACGCCGCGGACAGGACGGCAAGGGCGCCAACCCCGAACGTCTGTACACCATCACGGGCGGCGGCGAGGGGGCCGAGCGCGCGCCACTCGACCTGGTCACCCTGATCATCGCGCGCGCCGACCCCCCTCCCGCTGCGCCGCCCGAGCAGGCAGCCCTGTTACGGCTGTGCAAGTCGCCCCTGTCCACGGCCGAGATCTCGGCCTACCTCAGTCTGCCGTTCAGCGTGGTCACCGTGCTGCTCGGCGAACTCCTCGCGGCCGAACTGGTCCAGGCGCGCGCCCCCGTCATCCGCGGCGCCGTCGCCGACCGTTCCCTCCTCGAAGCGGTGATGCATGGACTTCAAAAGCTCTGA
- a CDS encoding GTP-binding protein: MDFKSSDTLRDGPHIPGPRSEDHLPDTVTAAVKVVIVGGFGVGKTTMVGSVSEIRPLTTEETMTQAGIGVDDNYGSETKTATTVAMDFGRISITDELVLYLFGTPGQERFWFLWNGLFEGALGAVVLIDTRRLEVSFDVIGRLEERGVPFVIANNAFPDGPRYPADELRQALDLDPGVPILECDARRRASSRDVLMTLMRYLHELALARV, encoded by the coding sequence ATGGACTTCAAAAGCTCTGACACGCTCCGGGACGGACCCCACATTCCGGGGCCCCGGAGCGAGGACCATCTGCCCGACACGGTCACGGCTGCAGTGAAGGTCGTCATCGTGGGCGGATTCGGCGTGGGCAAGACCACGATGGTGGGATCCGTCAGCGAGATCAGGCCGCTCACCACCGAAGAGACCATGACCCAGGCGGGCATCGGAGTCGACGACAACTACGGCTCCGAGACGAAGACCGCCACCACGGTCGCCATGGACTTCGGACGCATCAGCATCACGGACGAGCTGGTGCTCTACCTCTTCGGCACCCCGGGCCAGGAGCGCTTCTGGTTCCTGTGGAACGGCCTGTTCGAGGGCGCACTCGGCGCCGTCGTGCTCATCGACACCCGCCGCCTCGAAGTCAGCTTCGACGTGATCGGGCGCCTGGAGGAGCGCGGCGTGCCGTTCGTCATCGCCAACAACGCCTTCCCCGACGGCCCGCGCTACCCCGCCGACGAACTGCGCCAGGCCCTCGACCTCGACCCGGGCGTCCCGATCCTCGAGTGCGACGCCCGGCGCCGCGCCTCCAGCCGGGACGTCCTGATGACGCTGATGCGCTATCTGCACGAACTGGCGCTCGCCCGCGTCTGA
- a CDS encoding cytochrome P450 produces the protein MTTPPHPHAGTDEAALSPPPGCPAHALGPGGLRRLYGPEADDDIAAVYEKLRAEHGPVAPVLIHDDVPMWAVLGHSENLHMVRSTSQFNRDARHWNAVLDGSVTPTNPLAPVFSWQPICSFAEGADHQRLRGAVTGAIGTIEARGLRRFINRASNELVNKICEIGEADVVSQFAEHLPMMVMCRIFGMPEEYNERMVQAARDMIKGTETAIASNEYIMGVLTRLTARRRAHPEADFTSHLIAQPAALDDDEVAQHLRLVLIAAYEATANLIANVLRVVLTDPRFRARLNGGQMTVPEAVEQSLWDEPPFSAMVGYFAKEDTELGGRHIRRGDGLIFGIAPGNVDPVVRPDLSANMQGNRSHLAFGGGPHECPGQDIGRAIADIGVDALLMRLPDVELSVHEHELRWRSSILSQHLVELPVKFEPRPPQDVVAKPGIRPVPEPRDEWQVSTHAPPAPAPVPAAAPEPQQQPPAAFPEPAAPPQGAWRRFLRWWRGY, from the coding sequence GTGACGACTCCCCCCCACCCACACGCCGGGACGGACGAGGCCGCGCTCAGTCCGCCGCCCGGCTGCCCGGCCCACGCCCTGGGCCCCGGCGGCCTGCGCCGGCTCTACGGTCCCGAGGCGGACGACGACATCGCGGCCGTGTACGAGAAGCTGCGCGCCGAACACGGCCCCGTCGCCCCCGTCCTGATCCACGACGACGTGCCGATGTGGGCGGTCCTCGGGCACAGCGAGAACCTGCACATGGTCCGCTCGACCTCCCAGTTCAACCGCGACGCGCGCCACTGGAACGCCGTCCTCGACGGCAGCGTCACCCCCACCAACCCCCTCGCGCCCGTCTTCAGCTGGCAGCCGATCTGCAGCTTCGCCGAGGGCGCCGACCACCAGCGGCTGCGCGGCGCGGTCACCGGGGCGATCGGCACCATCGAGGCCCGGGGCCTGCGGCGCTTCATCAACCGCGCCTCGAACGAGCTGGTCAACAAGATCTGCGAGATCGGCGAGGCGGACGTCGTCAGCCAGTTCGCCGAGCATCTGCCGATGATGGTGATGTGCCGGATCTTCGGCATGCCCGAGGAGTACAACGAGCGGATGGTGCAGGCCGCCCGCGACATGATCAAGGGCACCGAGACCGCCATCGCCAGCAACGAATACATCATGGGCGTCCTCACCAGGCTGACCGCCCGCCGCCGGGCCCACCCCGAGGCCGACTTCACCAGCCACCTCATCGCCCAGCCCGCCGCCCTCGACGACGACGAGGTCGCCCAGCACCTGCGCCTCGTCCTGATCGCCGCGTACGAGGCCACGGCCAACCTCATCGCGAACGTCCTGCGCGTGGTCCTCACCGACCCCCGCTTCCGCGCCCGGCTCAACGGCGGCCAGATGACCGTGCCCGAGGCGGTCGAGCAGTCCCTGTGGGACGAGCCGCCGTTCAGCGCCATGGTCGGCTACTTCGCCAAGGAGGACACCGAGCTCGGCGGCCGGCACATCCGCCGGGGCGACGGGCTGATCTTCGGCATCGCGCCCGGCAACGTCGACCCCGTCGTACGCCCCGACCTGTCCGCCAACATGCAGGGCAACCGCTCGCACCTCGCCTTCGGCGGCGGACCGCACGAGTGCCCCGGACAGGACATCGGCCGCGCCATCGCCGACATCGGCGTCGACGCGCTCCTGATGCGCCTTCCCGATGTCGAACTCTCGGTGCACGAGCACGAGTTGCGCTGGCGCTCCTCGATCCTCTCGCAGCACCTGGTGGAGCTGCCGGTGAAGTTCGAGCCGCGTCCGCCGCAGGACGTCGTCGCCAAGCCCGGCATCCGGCCGGTCCCGGAGCCGCGCGACGAATGGCAGGTGTCGACGCACGCCCCGCCGGCGCCCGCCCCCGTTCCGGCGGCCGCCCCGGAGCCGCAGCAGCAGCCGCCGGCAGCGTTCCCGGAGCCCGCCGCACCACCGCAGGGCGCCTGGCGGCGCTTCCTGCGCTGGTGGCGCGGCTACTGA
- a CDS encoding RluA family pseudouridine synthase, translating to MRRKRRIPPSPLPQRDGIDAFRVMLPLDGAWSTVRDHLVERLAPGPAVIDAMLREGRIVGADGAAVTADAPYVPGAWVWFHRDLAPEVPVPFPIGIVYRDEHIVVADKPHFLATTPRGSHVTETALARLRRELNLPALGPAHRLDRLTSGLVLFVVRPEERGAYQTLFGDKRVRKEYEAVAAHDPGIALPRTVRSRIEKERGVLAAREVPGAEPNAESRIELVGHRGGLGRYRLLPHTGRTHQLRVHMNALGLPILGDPIYPAILDEVAPDDFRRPLQLLARTLEFRDPVTGREHRFESGRMLEAWSAYEEWAGGGPTAPTHPS from the coding sequence ATGAGACGTAAGCGGCGCATTCCGCCCTCCCCGCTGCCGCAGCGCGACGGCATCGACGCCTTCCGGGTCATGCTGCCGCTCGACGGCGCCTGGAGCACCGTGCGCGACCATCTCGTGGAGCGGCTCGCGCCCGGACCCGCGGTGATCGACGCGATGCTGCGCGAGGGGCGGATCGTGGGCGCGGACGGGGCCGCGGTGACGGCGGACGCGCCGTATGTGCCGGGCGCCTGGGTGTGGTTCCACCGCGACCTGGCGCCCGAGGTGCCGGTGCCGTTCCCCATCGGGATCGTGTACCGGGACGAGCACATCGTCGTCGCCGACAAGCCGCACTTCCTTGCGACGACGCCGCGCGGCAGCCATGTCACCGAGACCGCGCTGGCGCGCCTGCGGCGCGAGTTGAACCTGCCGGCGCTCGGTCCGGCGCACCGGCTCGACCGGCTCACCTCGGGCCTCGTCCTGTTCGTCGTCCGGCCCGAGGAACGCGGCGCGTACCAGACACTGTTCGGCGACAAGCGCGTACGCAAGGAGTACGAGGCGGTGGCCGCCCACGACCCGGGAATCGCCCTGCCGAGGACCGTGCGCAGCCGGATCGAGAAGGAGCGCGGGGTGCTGGCCGCGCGCGAAGTACCCGGCGCGGAGCCGAACGCGGAGAGCCGGATCGAGCTCGTCGGGCACCGCGGTGGGCTCGGCCGCTACCGGCTGCTCCCCCACACCGGCCGCACCCACCAGCTGCGCGTCCACATGAACGCGCTCGGCCTGCCGATCCTCGGTGACCCGATCTACCCGGCGATCCTCGACGAGGTGGCGCCGGACGACTTCCGCCGCCCGCTCCAACTCCTCGCCCGGACCCTGGAGTTCAGGGATCCCGTGACGGGCCGGGAGCACCGATTCGAGAGCGGGCGGATGCTCGAGGCCTGGTCGGCGTACGAGGAGTGGGCGGGCGGCGGGCCGACGGCGCCCACGCACCCCTCGTAA
- a CDS encoding GNAT family N-acetyltransferase has protein sequence MPITIAQVLATGTLARGPQPTIEAEGGLVLRPWRDDDVPAVYAAFRDPTIQHWHARVAESEDEARGWMEEWRDAWEGEQRASWALATADTGEVVGRTGLRSLSLHEGLAEVAYWVLPAARGAGVAPRAVAALSRWALDEIGFHRLELQHAVSNMASCRVALKSGFALEGTKRSALLHADGWHDCHLHARVRGDRRPQV, from the coding sequence ATGCCGATCACGATTGCGCAGGTCCTGGCCACCGGCACGCTCGCCCGCGGCCCTCAGCCCACCATCGAGGCCGAGGGCGGCCTCGTCCTGAGGCCCTGGCGGGACGACGACGTGCCCGCCGTGTACGCGGCGTTCCGCGACCCGACGATCCAGCACTGGCACGCGCGGGTCGCGGAGTCCGAGGACGAGGCGCGCGGCTGGATGGAGGAGTGGAGGGACGCCTGGGAGGGTGAGCAGAGGGCGAGTTGGGCCCTCGCCACGGCGGACACCGGCGAGGTGGTGGGCCGCACGGGGCTGCGGTCCCTGTCCCTGCACGAAGGACTGGCCGAGGTCGCGTACTGGGTCCTGCCCGCGGCGCGGGGCGCCGGTGTCGCCCCGCGCGCCGTCGCCGCGCTGTCCCGCTGGGCGCTCGACGAGATCGGCTTCCACCGCCTCGAACTCCAGCACGCCGTCAGCAACATGGCGTCCTGCCGGGTCGCCCTCAAGTCGGGGTTCGCCCTGGAGGGAACGAAGCGCAGCGCGCTCCTGCACGCGGACGGCTGGCACGACTGCCACCTCCACGCGCGCGTGCGGGGGGACCGCCGTCCGCAGGTGTGA
- a CDS encoding PadR family transcriptional regulator, whose protein sequence is MATKRRKLGNPLALAVMVLLMEKPMHPYEIAQTLRRRGKDTTTKINYGSLYTVVQNLEKHGFVEVADVQRQGNRPERTLYGITDDGREEALEWLSDLLAVPAREYPIFETALSLMGVIHPDEVTRLLEERLASLEVQAASARGGLMKLYETLPRIFLVETEYQLHMVEAQAEWIRGFLREVKEGTLDGVEQWRTFQETGEIPPEFAELEDTRPDR, encoded by the coding sequence GTGGCCACGAAGCGGCGCAAGCTGGGCAATCCGCTGGCCCTCGCGGTGATGGTGCTGCTCATGGAGAAGCCCATGCACCCGTACGAGATCGCGCAGACCCTGCGCCGGCGTGGCAAGGACACCACGACGAAGATCAACTACGGCTCGCTCTACACGGTCGTCCAGAACCTGGAGAAGCACGGCTTCGTCGAGGTCGCGGACGTGCAGCGGCAGGGGAACCGGCCGGAGCGCACGCTCTACGGGATCACCGACGACGGCCGGGAGGAAGCGCTCGAGTGGCTCTCCGACCTGCTCGCCGTGCCCGCGCGCGAGTACCCGATCTTCGAGACGGCGCTCTCCCTCATGGGGGTCATACACCCCGACGAGGTGACGCGACTGCTGGAGGAGCGGCTCGCCTCGCTCGAGGTCCAGGCGGCGAGCGCGCGTGGCGGACTCATGAAGCTGTACGAGACGCTGCCGCGGATCTTCCTCGTGGAGACCGAGTATCAGCTGCACATGGTCGAGGCGCAGGCCGAGTGGATCCGGGGCTTCCTGCGGGAGGTCAAGGAGGGCACGCTCGACGGCGTCGAACAGTGGCGGACGTTCCAGGAGACCGGTGAAATCCCGCCGGAGTTCGCCGAGTTGGAGGACACCCGCCCCGACCGGTGA
- a CDS encoding ATP-binding cassette domain-containing protein, whose translation MSTRAPAVQARQLVKTYPGDVTALSGLDITVEPGTVFGLLGPNGAGKSTTVKILTTLARPDSGTATVAGHDVLRHPDRVRRAIGVVAQKSGADPVATGRENLQLQGRLYGLRGAGLNRRVTELLDRFHLSDAAGRQVKGYSGGMQRRLDVALGLVHRPEVLFLDEPTTGLDPEARTAMWDEITRLAGDEGLSILLTTHYLEEADRLAERIAVVDRGHVVVEGTPDGLKGELRGDAVHLELRAPVPDTGRTLLEGALAALPGVRETQFDGRRVSVRTDDGAAAVPALLGALERAGVAVTAATVARPSLDDVYLRYAGRRYSEAQAATGDESAADALAPAGGAR comes from the coding sequence ATGAGCACCCGTGCGCCCGCAGTGCAGGCGCGTCAACTCGTCAAGACCTATCCCGGCGATGTCACCGCGCTCAGCGGCCTGGACATCACCGTGGAACCCGGCACCGTCTTCGGCCTGCTCGGCCCGAACGGTGCGGGGAAGTCCACCACCGTCAAGATCCTCACCACCCTCGCCCGCCCCGACTCCGGGACCGCCACTGTCGCGGGCCACGACGTGCTGCGGCACCCCGACCGCGTGCGCCGCGCCATCGGTGTCGTCGCCCAGAAGTCCGGCGCCGATCCCGTCGCCACCGGCCGCGAGAACCTCCAGCTCCAGGGCAGGCTCTACGGCCTGCGCGGAGCCGGCCTGAACCGGCGCGTCACCGAACTCCTCGACCGCTTCCACCTCTCCGACGCCGCCGGACGCCAGGTCAAGGGCTACTCGGGCGGCATGCAGCGCCGCCTCGACGTGGCGCTCGGCCTCGTCCACCGGCCCGAGGTCCTCTTCCTCGACGAGCCCACCACCGGCCTCGACCCGGAGGCCCGCACCGCGATGTGGGACGAGATCACGCGCCTCGCCGGCGACGAGGGCCTGTCCATCCTGCTCACCACGCACTACCTCGAAGAGGCCGACCGGCTCGCCGAGCGCATCGCCGTCGTCGACCGCGGCCATGTCGTCGTCGAGGGCACCCCCGACGGCCTCAAGGGTGAACTGCGCGGGGACGCCGTCCACTTGGAGCTGCGCGCCCCGGTCCCGGACACGGGCCGCACGCTGCTGGAGGGCGCGCTCGCCGCGCTGCCGGGAGTGCGCGAGACCCAGTTCGACGGCCGGCGCGTCAGTGTCCGTACCGACGACGGGGCTGCCGCCGTGCCCGCCCTGCTCGGCGCGCTGGAGAGGGCGGGCGTAGCGGTCACCGCCGCCACCGTGGCCCGGCCCTCGCTCGACGACGTCTATCTCCGCTACGCCGGCCGCCGCTACTCCGAGGCGCAGGCCGCCACCGGGGACGAGTCCGCCGCCGATGCCCTCGCCCCCGCCGGAGGTGCCCGATGA
- a CDS encoding ABC transporter permease has translation MSTAIPQTWYMTQRQLVVFLRQPAYLLITLIQPVVWLFLFGNLFKKVVELGGFGTTTYLDYLIPGVVVMSALSSNMWAGMATLDEIQRGTLNRFLTTPVSRGALMNGNVVSNGLVTALQSVVIVLLGLLGGAELPGGAGGVLILVAAAVLLGTVFGALSNALGMLVRERESIIGINTFLLLPLTFLSSAFMAPSQMPSWMRHAADFNPLNWAMVAGRSAMSDHPDWSDVLTRGGALLVLAVAAVWLSTRTFRSYQRSV, from the coding sequence ATGAGTACCGCGATCCCGCAGACCTGGTACATGACGCAACGTCAGCTCGTGGTGTTCCTGCGTCAGCCCGCGTATCTGCTGATCACCCTGATCCAGCCGGTGGTCTGGCTGTTCCTGTTCGGCAACCTGTTCAAGAAGGTCGTCGAGCTGGGCGGTTTCGGGACCACGACCTATCTCGACTACCTCATCCCCGGCGTCGTCGTGATGAGCGCGCTCAGCTCCAACATGTGGGCGGGCATGGCGACGCTGGACGAGATCCAGCGCGGCACGCTCAACCGGTTCCTCACCACGCCGGTGAGCCGTGGGGCCCTGATGAACGGCAATGTGGTGAGCAACGGTCTGGTCACCGCGCTCCAGTCCGTCGTCATCGTGCTGCTCGGCCTCCTGGGCGGGGCCGAACTGCCGGGCGGGGCGGGCGGAGTGCTGATCCTCGTCGCCGCCGCGGTGCTCCTCGGCACGGTGTTCGGCGCGCTGTCGAACGCGCTGGGCATGCTGGTCAGGGAGCGGGAGTCGATCATCGGGATCAACACGTTCCTGCTGCTCCCGCTGACCTTCCTGTCCTCCGCGTTCATGGCGCCGTCGCAGATGCCGTCGTGGATGCGGCACGCGGCCGACTTCAACCCGCTCAACTGGGCGATGGTCGCGGGCCGTTCGGCGATGTCCGACCACCCGGACTGGAGCGACGTGCTGACCCGCGGCGGAGCGCTCCTCGTGCTGGCCGTCGCGGCGGTGTGGCTGTCGACCCGCACCTTCCGCTCGTACCAGCGGTCCGTCTGA
- a CDS encoding siderophore-interacting protein codes for MAERPERRKPTAHRGEVLRTERLTPHMQRVVLGGDGLAAFAAGGCTDHYVKLQFPLDGVTYPEPFDLGRIREELPREQWPVTRTYTVRAWDPVARELTLDFVVHGDEGIAGPWARDVQPGASVHLAGPGGAYTPDTTADWHLLAGDESALPAIAAALEALPEGAVAHAFVEVSDATEEQKIDSAAQVVWLHRGGRPVGEALVEAVRGLAFPAGRVQAFVHGEAGFVKELRRHLRTEREIPREDLSISGYWRLGHNEDGWQASKREWNAQVEAEQETA; via the coding sequence ATGGCGGAACGTCCGGAACGCAGGAAGCCGACGGCGCACCGGGGCGAGGTCCTGCGCACCGAGCGGCTCACCCCGCACATGCAGCGCGTGGTCCTCGGCGGGGACGGCCTCGCCGCGTTCGCCGCGGGCGGCTGCACCGACCACTACGTGAAGCTGCAGTTCCCGCTCGACGGCGTCACCTACCCCGAGCCGTTCGACCTCGGCCGGATCCGCGAGGAACTGCCGCGCGAGCAGTGGCCCGTGACGCGTACGTACACCGTGCGCGCCTGGGACCCGGTGGCGCGCGAGCTGACGCTCGACTTCGTGGTGCACGGCGACGAGGGCATCGCCGGTCCGTGGGCGCGGGACGTACAGCCGGGCGCGAGCGTGCATCTGGCCGGTCCCGGCGGCGCCTACACCCCGGACACAACCGCCGACTGGCATCTGCTCGCCGGTGACGAGAGCGCCCTGCCCGCGATCGCGGCCGCCCTGGAGGCGCTGCCCGAGGGCGCCGTGGCCCACGCCTTCGTGGAGGTCTCCGACGCCACCGAGGAGCAGAAGATCGACTCCGCCGCGCAGGTCGTCTGGCTGCACCGCGGCGGCCGGCCGGTGGGCGAGGCCCTGGTGGAGGCCGTACGCGGGCTGGCGTTCCCGGCCGGCCGGGTGCAGGCCTTCGTGCACGGCGAGGCGGGCTTCGTGAAGGAGCTGCGCCGTCATCTGCGTACCGAGCGGGAGATCCCGCGCGAGGACCTCTCGATCTCCGGGTACTGGCGCCTCGGTCACAACGAGGACGGCTGGCAGGCCTCGAAGAGGGAGTGGAACGCGCAGGTGGAGGCGGAGCAGGAGACGGCGTAG
- a CDS encoding 5'-3' exonuclease, whose product MWDVTQRTDRLMLLDTASLYFRAYFGVPDSVKAPDGTPVNAVRGLLEFITRLVHDHHPDSLVACMDADWRPQWRVDLIPSYKAHRVAQETEAGRDGSYTEEIPDTLSPQVPIIEDVLDAVGIARVGVEGYEADDVIGTFTGRATGPVDIVTGDRDLFQLVDDARERRVLYPLKGVGTLQVTDEELLREKYGVDGSGYVDLALLRGDPSDGLPGVPGIGEKTAAKLLAQFGDLAGIMAAVDDPKSKLTPSQRKRLDESRPYIAVAPTVVRVAGDVPLPDVDTALPREARDPAALDKLAERWGLGGSLQRLLTTLER is encoded by the coding sequence ATGTGGGACGTGACCCAGCGAACCGATCGCCTGATGCTGCTCGACACCGCGTCCCTGTACTTCCGGGCCTATTTCGGGGTCCCCGACTCCGTGAAGGCCCCGGACGGGACGCCGGTCAACGCGGTGCGCGGCCTGCTCGAATTCATCACCCGGCTCGTGCACGACCACCATCCCGACTCGCTGGTGGCCTGCATGGACGCGGACTGGCGCCCCCAGTGGCGGGTCGACCTGATCCCCTCGTACAAGGCGCATCGCGTCGCGCAGGAGACCGAGGCAGGGCGGGACGGTTCGTACACGGAGGAGATCCCCGACACCCTCTCCCCCCAGGTCCCGATCATCGAGGACGTGCTCGACGCGGTGGGCATCGCGCGCGTGGGCGTCGAGGGGTACGAGGCGGACGACGTCATCGGCACGTTCACCGGGCGGGCCACCGGTCCGGTCGACATCGTCACCGGCGACCGTGACCTCTTCCAGCTCGTCGACGACGCGCGTGAGCGCCGCGTCCTGTACCCCCTCAAGGGCGTCGGCACCCTCCAGGTCACCGACGAGGAACTGCTGCGCGAGAAGTACGGCGTCGACGGCTCCGGTTACGTGGATCTGGCCCTCCTGCGCGGCGACCCGAGCGACGGCCTGCCGGGCGTGCCCGGCATCGGCGAGAAGACGGCCGCGAAGCTGCTCGCGCAGTTCGGGGACCTGGCCGGGATCATGGCCGCCGTCGACGACCCGAAGTCGAAGCTGACGCCCTCGCAGCGCAAGCGCCTGGACGAGTCGCGCCCGTACATCGCTGTCGCGCCGACGGTCGTGCGGGTCGCAGGGGACGTGCCCCTGCCGGACGTGGACACGGCGCTGCCGCGCGAAGCGCGCGATCCCGCGGCCCTCGACAAGCTCGCGGAGCGCTGGGGCTTGGGCGGATCTTTGCAGCGGCTGCTCACCACCCTGGAGCGCTGA